The Spirosoma radiotolerans genome has a window encoding:
- a CDS encoding SdrD B-like domain-containing protein: MEKDIYVKKHELVNHVIGEKASRLYQLVIPLVLFMALATTSLAQISGTVYRDFNEDGVRSYTATALGEIGVGGVVINVYNSAGALVGSATSSTATANAGTYTANVSGAGPYRVEFVNLPTGYFDGLRGTASGTSVQFVASSPATNINLGINYPSDYCQAAPNFLVPCYVNGDSEGGGTSGGQGVLVTLPYSSTGNTPAESAIALNSEIGTVYGVAYQRQSKVVFTSAFVKRHSGLGTNGAGAIYITKPGSGTTYTSSLFTTLPTAVTAVTPFGNSVVGSNSSRGLPAATTTQNYDVTTFDQVGKAGLGDLEMSDDGTQLFAMNLGDRRLYKIQIVNPTSTNPTAGTSISYSLPTVTQTTGSVFRPFALKYYRGQIYVGGVTTNEAVTTTVNSGTGSTGGTTPLITRDTSGMKAIVFAFNPVTASFTQVLSFPLTYRKGASDNDQTGVSRADRWFPWTNIQPTIPATATLPNRYARNDGTTSLNSSYPQPILAGIEFDVDGDMILSIRDRFGDQYGNNNYGTNTSSTLLYRAISPGDILRAGKCDPNANLWTIENNASVCNGTATAGASTTQGPGGGEYYYSDAISIPNTTNPYHAEMSEGGLALLPGRDEVASVVIDPTTNIDAGGIRRFKNSDGSGSPSTSVQIYTSSNVATYGKANGLGDLELNCDLPPIQIGNRVFRDVNNNGIQDAGEPGLAGVQVVLRGPGSTTIATATTDANGEYYFSSAVGTSTASSIANLALTSGGSYTLSFPTSVSAFAISTFPNSATGANADAIDSDPTAAGIIAFTLGQAGQNNFAYDAGYACVPLALSLTSAIVCAGQSVSLTATSGFSSYSFSSGLTQVGTSNVATIAAATNSNTYSVTALNADGCSGTASGTVTVNQLPVVTLSSATICAGQSATLTATAGLASYTFSPGLTHIGTSNLATGIVAGTYSVTAVSVAGCTGVSSGTGLGAITVNPVPSLSLSSATICAGQAATLTANGAGFASYVFSSGLTHIGTTNTATGTVGGTYSVTATTSLGCSATATGSITVNPVPVVALTSLTICEGQVASLTATPGFASYVFSSGLTPLNNSNVAVGTVGGVYSVTAISAEGCAGVASATLSIATNPVVTLSSATVCAGQSGVLTATAGYESYVFSSGLSQVGTSNVATGMVGGVYSVTAVSSGCSATATGSITVSPLPVVALTSLTVCEGQVASLTATPGFASYIFSPGLSQVGTSNVATGTVGGTYSVTAISTEGCTGVASGTGLGSITVNPLPVVALTSLTACEGQVASLTATPGFASYVFSSGLTPLNNSNVAVGTVGGVYSVTAISAEGCAGVASATLSIATNPVVTLSSATVCAGQSGVLTATAGYESYVFSSGLSQVGTSNVATGMLDGTYSVTATTSFGCSATAVGSITVSPLPVVALTSLTVCEGQVASLTATPGFASYIFSPGLSQVGTSNVATGTVGGTYSVTAISTEGCTGVASGTGLGSITVNPLPVVALTSLTICEGQVASLTATPGFASYVFSSGLTPLNNSNVAVGTVGGVYSVTAISAEGCAGVASATLSIATNPVVTLSSATVCAGQSGVLTATAGYESYVFSSGLSQVGTSNVATGMVGDTYSVTATTSFGCSATATGSITVNPLPVVALTSLTVCEGQVASLTATPGFASYIFSPGLSQVGTSNVATGTVGGTYSVTAISSEGCTGVASGTGLGSITVNPLPVVALTSLTICEGQVASLTATPGFASYVFSSGLTPLNNSNVAVGTVGGVYSVTAISAEGCAGVASATLSIATNPVVTLSSATVCAGQSGVLTATAGYESYVFSSGLSQVGTSNVATGMLDGTYSVTATTSFGCSATATGSITVSPLPVVALTSATIYDSQIASLTATPGFASYIFSPGLTQVGTSNVATGTVGGVYSVTAISTEGCTGVASATLTVEPSPILTLSSATVCAGQSATLTATPGFDTYVFSPGLTQVGTSNVAIGTITDAYSVTASTSNGFSTTATGTITVNPVPVVSLTSATVCTGQSATLIATAGYDTYIFSPALTQVGTSNLATGTVAGTYSVTAISSEGCSGVASGTGLGSITVNPVPVVALTSLTVCEGQVASLTATPGYDAYIFSSGLTQVGTSNVATGMLDGTYSVTAVSTEGCSATATGSITVNPAVVVSLSSATICAGQTGVLTATAGYDSYSFSAGLTQVGNSNVATSIAAGVYSVTAISSAGCSGTATASITVNSIAAVTLTSATICAGQSATLTASPGFTNYVFSVGLTPIVDQPNVAIGTVEGTYSVTATSSASCSGTATGSITVNPQPVAAISVSSATLCEGQSATLTASGGDTYLWSTNEETASIVVTTGAVYSVTASTVNGCSDVASTTVTVNPAPVLTVNSATVCAGQSATLTVGGCAGGTINWSTSESQASIVVSPGMTAIYSATCTFATGCSSTTSTTVTVNQTPSYTAAPQAISATCTGAVASNDARIDLTTLQNTERADIVLGSTYGSGPVYGAATNLTVTAGVVSFTNLPNPGASQPYTVRLYSAGGTCYTDVTVILEPTYCNCPAPKCVPFIIQKTKNSRQTALR; this comes from the coding sequence ATGGAAAAAGACATTTACGTAAAAAAACATGAACTGGTTAATCATGTCATTGGGGAGAAGGCATCCCGGCTGTACCAACTAGTTATTCCACTGGTTTTGTTCATGGCGCTGGCAACAACGTCGCTGGCGCAAATATCGGGTACCGTTTACAGGGACTTTAATGAAGACGGCGTCCGCAGTTACACCGCTACTGCCCTGGGTGAGATTGGCGTTGGGGGTGTGGTCATCAACGTATACAACAGTGCCGGTGCTTTGGTCGGATCGGCCACGTCCAGCACGGCTACAGCCAACGCGGGCACTTATACCGCCAACGTAAGCGGTGCTGGCCCCTATCGGGTCGAATTTGTCAATTTACCAACGGGTTATTTCGATGGCTTACGCGGAACGGCCAGCGGAACATCGGTTCAGTTTGTTGCCAGCTCGCCGGCAACGAATATCAACCTGGGCATTAACTACCCCAGCGATTATTGCCAGGCTGCTCCTAACTTCCTGGTGCCCTGTTATGTAAATGGTGATTCTGAGGGTGGGGGCACCTCCGGTGGACAGGGTGTTCTGGTTACCTTACCCTACAGCAGTACGGGCAATACGCCTGCCGAATCGGCCATCGCGCTCAATAGCGAAATCGGCACGGTATATGGCGTAGCTTACCAGCGGCAGTCCAAAGTAGTGTTTACATCGGCCTTTGTCAAGCGGCATTCAGGGCTTGGAACGAATGGCGCTGGTGCTATATATATAACAAAACCTGGTTCAGGGACGACCTATACCAGTAGTTTATTTACGACATTACCCACTGCTGTAACGGCCGTTACCCCATTTGGCAATAGTGTCGTTGGTAGTAATAGCAGCCGAGGCCTTCCGGCAGCGACAACTACTCAGAATTATGATGTTACGACCTTCGATCAGGTAGGTAAAGCCGGTTTGGGTGACCTGGAAATGTCAGACGATGGCACGCAATTATTCGCTATGAATCTGGGAGACAGAAGGCTCTATAAAATTCAGATTGTCAATCCGACTTCGACCAATCCAACCGCAGGAACGTCAATCAGTTACAGTCTGCCTACGGTTACCCAAACGACCGGTAGTGTTTTCCGGCCGTTCGCCCTGAAGTACTACCGGGGACAGATTTATGTGGGGGGCGTGACGACCAACGAAGCTGTAACCACCACAGTAAATTCGGGAACCGGATCGACGGGTGGGACAACGCCATTGATTACCCGCGATACGAGCGGAATGAAAGCGATCGTCTTCGCCTTCAATCCAGTTACGGCCAGTTTCACACAGGTACTGTCTTTTCCGCTCACATACCGAAAAGGCGCTTCTGATAATGACCAGACGGGGGTAAGTCGTGCGGATCGCTGGTTTCCCTGGACCAATATCCAGCCTACGATTCCGGCAACGGCAACCTTACCCAATCGCTATGCCCGAAACGATGGTACTACAAGCCTTAATTCCAGCTATCCTCAACCAATTCTAGCCGGGATTGAGTTTGATGTTGATGGCGATATGATTCTGAGCATTCGTGATCGTTTCGGCGATCAGTATGGTAACAATAACTATGGCACAAATACGAGCAGTACACTACTGTATCGGGCTATTTCCCCCGGTGATATTTTGCGGGCGGGAAAATGTGATCCAAACGCCAATCTCTGGACAATTGAGAACAATGCCAGCGTGTGCAACGGTACGGCAACGGCTGGTGCCAGTACCACACAGGGGCCCGGTGGTGGCGAGTATTATTACAGTGATGCTATTTCAATTCCAAACACGACAAATCCGTATCACGCAGAAATGAGTGAGGGAGGCCTTGCTTTACTGCCCGGTCGGGATGAAGTGGCATCCGTTGTGATCGACCCAACGACAAATATTGATGCAGGCGGTATTCGGCGGTTCAAAAATTCGGATGGTTCGGGGAGTCCCTCCACCAGCGTACAGATTTATACCAGTAGTAACGTGGCTACCTATGGCAAAGCAAACGGGCTGGGTGACCTTGAACTAAACTGCGATTTGCCTCCCATTCAGATTGGGAACCGGGTTTTTCGGGATGTCAATAACAACGGGATTCAGGATGCGGGCGAGCCTGGTCTGGCTGGCGTTCAGGTTGTTCTACGAGGACCCGGATCAACGACCATTGCTACTGCCACAACCGATGCCAATGGCGAATACTACTTTTCCAGTGCCGTTGGCACCTCTACGGCCAGTTCAATAGCTAACCTAGCTTTGACAAGCGGTGGTAGTTACACGTTGAGTTTCCCAACCAGTGTGAGTGCCTTTGCAATAAGTACATTCCCCAACTCCGCTACGGGAGCCAATGCCGATGCTATTGACTCTGACCCTACTGCCGCCGGGATTATTGCCTTTACGTTAGGACAGGCTGGTCAGAATAATTTTGCTTACGATGCGGGTTATGCCTGCGTTCCGCTGGCCTTGTCACTGACATCAGCCATCGTCTGTGCGGGGCAATCGGTCAGCCTAACGGCTACGTCGGGCTTCAGCAGCTATTCGTTCTCAAGCGGACTCACTCAGGTAGGCACAAGCAATGTCGCCACAATCGCTGCTGCTACGAATAGTAATACGTATTCCGTAACCGCGTTGAATGCGGATGGCTGTTCGGGTACGGCATCCGGTACGGTTACAGTAAATCAGCTACCCGTGGTAACATTGTCGTCGGCCACCATTTGTGCCGGTCAGTCCGCTACGTTAACGGCGACGGCAGGTTTAGCCAGTTATACCTTCTCGCCGGGTTTGACGCACATCGGTACGTCCAACTTGGCCACGGGCATAGTGGCTGGTACTTATAGTGTAACAGCAGTAAGCGTTGCTGGTTGTACAGGTGTATCATCCGGTACCGGATTAGGGGCAATCACGGTCAACCCTGTGCCGTCCCTGAGCCTAAGTTCAGCCACCATCTGTGCCGGTCAGGCCGCGACCCTGACGGCAAATGGGGCCGGCTTTGCCAGCTATGTCTTCTCCTCGGGTCTAACGCACATCGGGACAACTAATACGGCCACGGGTACGGTGGGGGGCACTTACAGTGTGACGGCCACCACCTCCTTAGGCTGTTCAGCCACGGCCACCGGCAGCATCACCGTGAATCCTGTGCCAGTGGTGGCCCTCACCTCGCTGACCATTTGCGAAGGGCAGGTGGCCAGCCTGACGGCCACACCGGGCTTTGCCAGTTATGTCTTCTCGTCGGGACTGACTCCCTTGAACAACTCCAATGTGGCCGTGGGCACCGTCGGTGGGGTATACTCAGTCACGGCAATCAGCGCCGAAGGCTGTGCGGGAGTGGCCTCGGCCACGCTGAGCATCGCCACCAACCCGGTGGTAACGCTGTCGTCGGCCACGGTGTGTGCCGGTCAGTCGGGGGTCCTGACGGCCACGGCGGGGTATGAGAGCTATGTTTTCTCGTCGGGGTTGAGCCAGGTCGGCACAAGCAATGTAGCGACGGGTATGGTGGGAGGTGTTTACTCGGTGACGGCTGTAAGCAGCGGCTGTTCGGCCACGGCTACGGGCAGCATCACGGTCAGCCCACTACCGGTAGTAGCGCTTACTTCACTGACCGTTTGCGAAGGCCAGGTGGCCAGCCTAACGGCCACACCGGGCTTCGCTAGTTATATCTTCTCGCCGGGGTTGAGCCAGGTAGGTACTTCCAATGTGGCCACAGGCACAGTGGGCGGCACTTATAGTGTGACGGCCATCAGCACCGAAGGCTGTACGGGTGTGGCCTCGGGTACGGGTCTGGGCAGCATCACAGTCAACCCCCTGCCGGTAGTGGCTCTCACCTCGCTGACCGCTTGCGAAGGGCAGGTGGCCAGCCTGACGGCCACACCGGGCTTTGCCAGTTATGTCTTCTCGTCGGGGCTGACTCCTTTGAACAACTCCAATGTGGCCGTGGGCACCGTCGGTGGGGTATACTCAGTCACGGCAATCAGCGCCGAAGGCTGTGCGGGAGTGGCCTCGGCCACGCTGAGCATCGCCACCAACCCGGTGGTAACGCTGTCGTCGGCCACGGTGTGTGCCGGTCAGTCGGGGGTCCTGACGGCCACGGCGGGGTATGAGAGCTATGTTTTCTCGTCGGGGTTGAGCCAGGTCGGCACAAGCAATGTAGCGACGGGTATGCTTGATGGCACCTACAGTGTAACGGCCACTACCTCATTCGGCTGTTCAGCTACGGCGGTGGGTAGCATCACGGTCAGCCCACTACCGGTAGTAGCGCTTACTTCACTGACCGTTTGCGAAGGCCAGGTGGCCAGCCTAACGGCCACACCGGGCTTCGCTAGTTATATCTTCTCGCCGGGGTTGAGCCAGGTAGGTACTTCCAATGTGGCCACAGGCACAGTGGGCGGCACTTATAGTGTGACGGCCATCAGCACCGAAGGCTGTACGGGTGTGGCCTCGGGTACGGGTCTGGGCAGCATCACAGTCAACCCCCTGCCGGTAGTGGCTCTCACCTCGCTGACCATTTGCGAAGGGCAGGTGGCCAGCCTGACGGCTACACCGGGCTTTGCCAGTTATGTCTTCTCGTCGGGGCTGACTCCTTTGAACAACTCCAATGTGGCCGTGGGCACCGTCGGTGGGGTATACTCAGTCACGGCAATCAGCGCCGAAGGCTGTGCGGGAGTGGCCTCGGCCACGCTGAGCATCGCCACCAACCCGGTGGTAACACTGTCGTCGGCCACGGTGTGTGCCGGTCAGTCGGGGGTCCTGACGGCCACGGCGGGGTATGAGAGCTATGTTTTCTCGTCGGGGTTGAGCCAGGTCGGCACAAGCAATGTAGCGACGGGCATGGTAGGGGACACCTACAGTGTAACGGCCACTACCTCATTCGGCTGTTCGGCCACGGCTACGGGCAGCATCACGGTCAACCCACTACCGGTAGTAGCGCTTACTTCACTGACCGTTTGCGAAGGCCAGGTGGCCAGCCTAACGGCCACACCGGGCTTCGCTAGTTATATCTTCTCGCCGGGGTTGAGCCAGGTAGGTACTTCCAATGTGGCCACAGGCACAGTGGGCGGCACTTATAGTGTGACGGCCATCAGCAGTGAGGGTTGTACGGGTGTGGCCTCGGGTACGGGTCTGGGCAGCATCACAGTCAACCCCCTGCCGGTAGTGGCTCTCACCTCGCTGACCATTTGCGAAGGGCAGGTGGCCAGCCTGACGGCCACACCGGGCTTTGCCAGTTATGTCTTCTCGTCGGGGCTGACTCCTTTGAACAACTCCAATGTGGCCGTGGGCACCGTCGGTGGGGTATACTCAGTCACGGCAATCAGCGCCGAAGGCTGTGCGGGAGTGGCCTCGGCCACGCTGAGCATCGCTACCAACCCGGTGGTAACGCTGTCGTCGGCCACGGTGTGTGCCGGTCAGTCGGGGGTCCTGACGGCCACGGCGGGGTATGAGAGCTATGTTTTCTCGTCGGGGTTGAGCCAGGTCGGCACAAGCAATGTAGCGACGGGTATGCTTGATGGCACCTACAGTGTAACGGCCACTACCTCATTCGGCTGTTCAGCTACGGCTACGGGCAGCATCACGGTCAGCCCACTACCGGTAGTAGCGCTTACTTCGGCAACGATTTACGATAGCCAGATTGCCAGCCTAACGGCCACACCGGGCTTTGCCAGCTATATCTTCTCGCCGGGACTGACCCAGGTAGGTACTTCGAATGTAGCGACGGGCACGGTAGGCGGTGTCTATTCCGTGACGGCCATCAGCACCGAAGGCTGTACGGGTGTAGCTTCGGCGACACTAACCGTTGAGCCAAGTCCTATTCTAACGCTCTCATCGGCCACTGTCTGCGCAGGCCAATCGGCCACATTGACAGCTACGCCGGGCTTTGATACTTATGTTTTCTCGCCAGGACTCACCCAGGTAGGGACCTCGAATGTCGCGATTGGTACGATTACCGATGCTTATTCCGTAACGGCCAGTACCAGCAATGGTTTTTCGACCACGGCGACGGGTACCATTACGGTGAATCCAGTACCAGTAGTATCGCTTACGTCGGCAACTGTGTGTACCGGTCAGTCCGCGACGTTGATAGCCACGGCGGGGTATGATACGTACATATTCTCGCCAGCACTAACGCAGGTGGGCACCTCCAACCTGGCCACGGGCACAGTGGCGGGGACCTACTCGGTAACGGCCATCAGCAGTGAAGGCTGTAGCGGAGTGGCTTCGGGTACAGGTCTGGGCAGCATTACCGTCAACCCCGTGCCGGTGGTCGCTCTCACTTCGCTGACTGTTTGCGAAGGGCAGGTAGCCAGCCTGACAGCCACACCGGGTTACGATGCCTATATCTTCTCGTCGGGACTGACCCAGGTGGGCACTTCCAATGTGGCGACGGGTATGCTTGATGGGACCTACTCCGTAACGGCTGTCAGCACCGAAGGATGCTCCGCTACGGCGACCGGTTCCATTACGGTTAATCCAGCCGTTGTCGTGAGTTTGTCGTCAGCCACGATCTGCGCGGGTCAAACCGGCGTATTGACGGCCACGGCCGGTTATGATAGCTATAGCTTCTCGGCAGGCCTGACACAGGTAGGGAACTCTAATGTGGCTACTAGTATTGCGGCTGGTGTTTATTCTGTCACGGCGATCAGCAGCGCTGGTTGCTCGGGTACAGCGACAGCGAGCATTACGGTCAATTCGATAGCCGCTGTAACCCTTACGTCGGCCACGATTTGCGCGGGTCAGTCCGCGACATTAACCGCTTCGCCAGGTTTTACGAACTATGTTTTCTCTGTCGGTTTAACTCCCATCGTTGACCAGCCTAACGTGGCCATTGGCACCGTTGAGGGTACGTATTCGGTGACAGCAACCAGCAGTGCGAGCTGCTCGGGAACGGCAACAGGTAGTATAACCGTAAATCCACAACCGGTAGCTGCTATCTCGGTTAGTAGCGCCACACTTTGCGAGGGCCAAAGTGCGACGTTGACCGCCAGCGGTGGCGATACCTATCTATGGTCGACCAACGAGGAGACGGCTTCCATTGTCGTAACGACTGGCGCGGTATACTCCGTGACGGCCAGCACGGTAAATGGCTGTTCGGATGTGGCCAGTACCACGGTCACCGTTAATCCAGCACCTGTTCTGACGGTCAACTCCGCTACGGTTTGCGCGGGCCAATCGGCTACCTTAACGGTGGGCGGCTGCGCGGGCGGCACGATCAACTGGTCGACGTCCGAAAGTCAGGCGAGTATCGTCGTCTCACCTGGTATGACAGCCATTTATTCGGCAACGTGTACCTTCGCAACCGGCTGTTCATCGACCACCTCGACTACTGTCACGGTCAATCAGACCCCATCGTATACAGCAGCACCACAAGCCATAAGTGCAACCTGCACGGGCGCAGTGGCCAGTAACGATGCCCGAATTGACCTGACAACCTTACAGAATACAGAACGTGCCGATATCGTTTTGGGTAGCACATACGGCAGTGGCCCTGTTTATGGGGCGGCAACGAACCTGACGGTAACGGCGGGTGTGGTCAGCTTCACCAATCTTCCAAATCCGGGAGCAAGCCAACCGTATACCGTTCGCCTGTACAGTGCGGGAGGCACCTGTTACACCGACGTAACGGTCATTCTCGAACCAACTTATTGCAACTGTCCGGCTCCGAAATGCGTACCATTTATAATTCAGAAAACGAAAAATAGTCGCCAGACAGCCTTACGTTAG
- a CDS encoding FAD-dependent oxidoreductase encodes MASAARPVPPPKGGVRQADVIIYGGTSAAVMAAVQVKKMGKSVIVVSPDTHLGGLSSGGLGFTDTGNKEVIGGLAREFYQRLYQHYQKKESWAWQKPEEYGNKGQGTPAIDGTSRTMWIFEPHAAEQVFEDFVKEYKLTIYRNEWLDRSPKGLTKQAGHIRSFRTLSGTVYKGLQFIDATYEGDLMAAAGVKYHVGREANSVYGETWNGVQAGVFQHGHYFKANVSPYKVPGDPASGLLPEISSDKPAANGTGDAKIQTYCFRMCLSNHPDNRVPFPKPEGYNADRYELLARVFATGWRETFDKYDPIPNRKTDTNNHGPFSTDYIGKNYDYPEASYERRKAIIKDHELYQKGLMYFLANDARVPADVHQQMQQWGLAKDEFMDNGNWPHQLYIREARRMLGIFVMKEADALGKTTVPQPIGMGSYALDAHNAQRYVKEDGFVQNEGDIGVHPDKPYSIAYGSILPKESECANLLVPVCVSSSHIAYGSIRMEPVFMILGQSAATAAVLSINNNVSPQRLPYETLSKVLLSDKQRLTLTPAN; translated from the coding sequence ATGGCTTCAGCAGCCCGGCCCGTGCCACCGCCTAAGGGGGGCGTTCGACAGGCCGATGTGATCATTTATGGAGGAACATCGGCGGCTGTGATGGCCGCAGTCCAGGTGAAAAAGATGGGAAAATCGGTCATTGTCGTCTCGCCCGATACGCATCTGGGCGGTCTGTCGTCGGGTGGGTTAGGGTTCACCGATACGGGAAACAAAGAAGTGATTGGAGGATTGGCCCGTGAGTTTTACCAACGGCTGTATCAGCACTATCAAAAGAAGGAGTCCTGGGCCTGGCAGAAACCGGAAGAGTACGGAAACAAAGGACAGGGAACACCCGCTATTGACGGCACCAGCCGGACAATGTGGATTTTCGAACCTCATGCCGCCGAGCAGGTTTTTGAGGACTTCGTGAAGGAGTATAAGCTGACCATTTATCGCAATGAGTGGCTCGACCGATCACCCAAAGGGCTTACGAAACAAGCCGGTCATATTCGTTCGTTTCGCACCTTGAGCGGTACGGTTTATAAAGGGCTGCAATTCATTGACGCTACCTACGAAGGCGACCTCATGGCTGCCGCGGGCGTGAAGTATCACGTAGGCCGCGAAGCCAACAGTGTCTATGGTGAGACCTGGAACGGTGTGCAGGCGGGGGTTTTTCAGCACGGCCATTATTTCAAGGCCAACGTCAGTCCATATAAAGTGCCCGGTGATCCGGCTAGTGGGCTGCTCCCCGAAATCTCGTCTGATAAGCCAGCCGCAAACGGAACGGGTGATGCCAAAATACAAACCTACTGTTTCAGAATGTGCCTCAGTAATCACCCCGACAACCGGGTGCCCTTTCCAAAACCCGAAGGCTATAACGCTGACCGCTACGAATTACTAGCCCGTGTTTTTGCCACCGGCTGGCGCGAAACCTTCGACAAATACGACCCTATCCCTAATCGCAAAACCGACACCAACAACCACGGCCCGTTTAGTACGGACTATATTGGCAAGAATTACGATTACCCGGAAGCTAGCTACGAACGCCGAAAGGCAATCATTAAAGACCACGAGCTTTATCAGAAAGGACTCATGTATTTTCTGGCGAACGATGCGCGCGTTCCAGCCGATGTGCACCAGCAAATGCAACAGTGGGGATTGGCCAAAGACGAGTTTATGGATAATGGTAACTGGCCGCATCAGCTTTATATTCGCGAAGCCCGGCGTATGCTCGGCATATTTGTCATGAAAGAGGCCGATGCGCTGGGCAAGACCACCGTTCCGCAACCAATCGGCATGGGATCCTACGCACTCGACGCCCACAATGCCCAGCGGTACGTAAAAGAAGATGGATTTGTGCAGAACGAAGGCGACATTGGTGTTCATCCCGACAAGCCCTATTCGATTGCCTACGGATCTATTTTGCCAAAAGAAAGCGAGTGTGCTAATCTGCTGGTGCCGGTTTGTGTGTCCAGCTCGCATATTGCGTATGGCTCCATCCGGATGGAGCCTGTATTCATGATTCTGGGACAATCGGCCGCCACGGCAGCTGTTCTGAGCATCAATAACAACGTCAGTCCGCAGCGTCTGCCCTACGAAACGTTGAGCAAGGTTTTGTTGAGCGATAAACAACGGTTAACCTTAACGCCAGCCAATTAA
- a CDS encoding FAD-dependent oxidoreductase: MNRRNFLDRLAAGSGVALTVPFLPFSTTAQTHRSFARTGQAERAADLVIAGGGLGGCAAALAALRNHKRVILTEETDWIGGQMTQQGVPPDEHQWIETHGATQLYRDVRTAIRTYYKQNYPLTAAAKASPFLNPGDGAVSRLCHEPKVALAVLEQMMAPYLSSGQLTLLLDHKISSADVQGDTVRALKAVSLRTGNEVILSAPYFVDATELGDLLPLTGTEFVTGAESRSETRELHAPAKADPNNCQAFTVCFAMDYVAGGNHVIDKPKDYAFWRAYSPAITPAWSGKLLDLTYSNPKTLEPKQLGFHPEGIPTGDKLNLWNYRRVISKANFKPGTYAGDVSGVNWPQNDYSAGNLIGATEKEFKKHVDRAKQLSLSLLYWLQTEVPRPDGGQGWPGIRFRPDTMGTEDGLAKYPYVRESRRIKAVFTILEEHVGAENRALITGKKDGNVAAEFADSVGVGYYHIDLHPSTGGNNYIDFGSLPFQIPLGALLPKRMKNLLPANKNIGTTHITNGCYRLHPVEWSIGEAVGMLVAYSLDKRVSPHAVREKEQLLDGFQKLIRSQGVETHWPRA, encoded by the coding sequence ATGAATCGACGTAATTTTCTTGACCGTTTAGCCGCTGGCAGTGGCGTTGCTTTAACCGTGCCATTCCTGCCATTTTCGACCACCGCCCAAACCCACCGCTCCTTTGCCCGAACCGGACAAGCCGAACGAGCCGCCGATCTGGTCATTGCCGGTGGAGGCCTGGGCGGATGTGCCGCAGCCCTGGCTGCTTTGCGAAATCATAAGCGGGTTATTCTGACGGAAGAAACGGATTGGATTGGTGGACAGATGACCCAGCAGGGCGTTCCGCCCGATGAACACCAATGGATTGAAACCCATGGCGCCACTCAGCTTTACCGCGATGTACGCACGGCCATCCGAACGTATTATAAACAGAATTATCCGTTGACGGCGGCCGCTAAAGCCAGTCCGTTTTTGAATCCGGGCGATGGGGCGGTGTCGAGGTTATGCCATGAACCGAAGGTAGCCCTGGCGGTGCTGGAGCAGATGATGGCTCCCTACCTGAGTTCCGGTCAGCTGACACTGCTTCTCGACCATAAAATAAGTAGTGCCGATGTACAGGGCGATACCGTTCGTGCCCTGAAAGCCGTGAGCCTGCGTACGGGTAACGAGGTAATTCTGTCGGCTCCGTATTTCGTTGATGCGACCGAACTGGGCGACCTGCTCCCGCTAACCGGAACCGAGTTTGTTACCGGAGCTGAATCCCGATCCGAGACCCGCGAGTTGCACGCGCCCGCGAAAGCGGACCCCAACAATTGTCAGGCATTTACGGTCTGCTTCGCTATGGATTATGTGGCAGGGGGCAATCACGTTATTGATAAGCCCAAAGACTACGCCTTCTGGCGTGCGTATTCACCGGCAATAACGCCCGCCTGGTCGGGGAAGCTGCTCGATTTGACGTACTCAAATCCCAAAACGCTGGAGCCGAAACAACTGGGTTTTCATCCGGAAGGCATTCCTACGGGCGACAAGCTGAATCTGTGGAATTACCGCCGGGTAATCAGCAAGGCCAACTTTAAGCCGGGGACTTACGCCGGTGATGTTTCGGGGGTAAACTGGCCCCAAAATGATTACAGTGCTGGCAACCTGATTGGGGCAACCGAAAAGGAGTTCAAAAAACACGTTGATCGCGCCAAGCAGTTAAGCCTATCGCTCCTTTATTGGCTACAAACGGAAGTGCCACGTCCGGATGGTGGGCAAGGCTGGCCGGGAATACGGTTTCGTCCTGATACTATGGGCACCGAAGACGGGCTCGCCAAATATCCGTATGTGCGTGAGTCCCGGCGCATTAAGGCCGTCTTCACCATTCTGGAAGAACATGTCGGCGCAGAAAACCGCGCGTTGATTACGGGTAAAAAAGACGGCAACGTAGCAGCCGAGTTCGCTGATAGCGTGGGTGTTGGCTATTACCATATTGATTTGCATCCCAGCACGGGCGGTAACAATTACATTGACTTTGGGTCATTGCCATTCCAAATACCGTTAGGCGCGTTGTTGCCGAAACGCATGAAAAATCTGCTTCCCGCCAACAAGAATATCGGGACAACGCACATTACCAACGGGTGCTATCGACTGCATCCTGTTGAGTGGAGCATTGGCGAAGCGGTGGGAATGCTGGTGGCGTATTCGCTCGACAAACGGGTTAGTCCGCACGCGGTTCGGGAGAAAGAACAATTGCTCGATGGCTTCCAGAAACTGATTCGGTCGCAGGGCGTGGAAACCCATTGGCCCAGGGCCTAA